The proteins below are encoded in one region of Clostridium fermenticellae:
- the cmk gene encoding (d)CMP kinase yields the protein MHISIAIDGPAGAGKSTIASIVASKFDLVYINTGSMYRAITLIAMRNKISHTDVKSVCELAKSLKIRFKGENIIVNDEDVSIDTRSINVTNAVSNYASIPELREILVRLQRDISNEYDVVMDGRDIGTVVLKDADIKFFLTADIRERARRRFQEFKEKGINVEYNKILNDIIKRDYIDSHRKLSPLKKAQDAIEIDSSRLDINEVVDMMSKYIMDYIKSN from the coding sequence TTGCATATATCTATAGCAATTGATGGCCCTGCTGGAGCGGGGAAAAGCACTATTGCAAGTATTGTAGCTAGTAAGTTTGATTTGGTTTATATTAACACGGGTTCAATGTATAGGGCAATTACTTTAATTGCAATGAGGAATAAAATATCACACACAGATGTAAAATCTGTATGTGAACTTGCAAAATCACTTAAAATAAGGTTTAAAGGTGAGAATATAATAGTTAATGATGAGGATGTAAGTATAGATACTAGAAGTATTAATGTAACCAATGCTGTTTCAAACTATGCCTCTATACCCGAACTTAGGGAGATACTTGTAAGATTGCAGCGTGATATCTCTAATGAATATGATGTTGTAATGGATGGCAGAGATATTGGTACTGTAGTTTTAAAAGATGCAGATATTAAATTTTTTCTAACTGCAGATATTAGAGAAAGAGCTAGGAGGAGGTTTCAGGAATTTAAGGAAAAAGGAATTAATGTTGAGTATAATAAAATTTTAAATGATATAATAAAGAGAGATTACATAGATTCACATAGAAAATTAAGTCCACTTAAGAAAGCTCAAGATGCAATAGAAATAGATTCTTCAAGATTAGATATAAATGAAGTAGTTGATATGATGTCAAAATATATAATGGATTATATAAAATCCAATTGA
- a CDS encoding NAD(P)/FAD-dependent oxidoreductase: MLTTVVIGGGPAGMMAAINASQKYKTILIEKNEKLGKKLYITGKGRCNITNSKDISEFFNYIPGNPNFLYSALYTFTNENTIDFFEKLGVKFKIERGDRVFPLSDKSSDIISALQKSLKQNNVDIMLNTSVSKFICNKNRIIGVELKNGEILKADFFILCTGGMSYPQTGSSGDGYKFAKDLGHTITDITPALVPIEINEEWVKNLQGLSLKNIELKILKNNRVICEDFGEMLFTHFGISGPIVLSMSREVGKQKKLRAVIDLKPAISRNELDKRIQKDFKKYINKDFKNSLDDLLPRKLIDTVIMLSKIDPNKKVNLIKKEERIDLVDLLKGLPLTIKGCRPIDEAIVTSGGINTKEIDPSTMRSKIIDNLYFAGEIIDVDAFTGGFNIQIALSTGYLAGISLIEL, encoded by the coding sequence ATGTTAACAACTGTAGTAATTGGAGGAGGTCCAGCAGGAATGATGGCTGCAATAAATGCCTCCCAAAAATACAAGACAATATTGATAGAAAAGAATGAAAAATTAGGCAAGAAACTATATATAACAGGTAAAGGAAGATGTAACATAACAAATAGTAAGGATATAAGTGAGTTTTTTAATTATATACCGGGCAATCCAAATTTTTTATATAGTGCATTATACACTTTTACTAATGAAAATACTATAGATTTTTTCGAAAAATTAGGTGTTAAGTTTAAAATTGAAAGAGGCGACAGAGTATTTCCTCTATCTGATAAATCTTCAGATATAATTTCTGCACTCCAAAAAAGTCTTAAACAAAACAATGTTGATATAATGTTAAATACGAGTGTGAGTAAATTTATTTGTAATAAGAATAGAATAATAGGAGTAGAGCTTAAAAATGGTGAAATACTAAAAGCAGATTTTTTTATTTTGTGCACGGGTGGAATGTCATATCCACAAACAGGATCAAGTGGAGATGGATACAAATTTGCTAAAGATTTAGGACATACAATAACAGATATAACACCGGCTTTAGTACCTATTGAAATAAATGAAGAATGGGTGAAAAATCTTCAAGGTCTTTCTCTTAAGAATATTGAGCTTAAGATTTTGAAAAATAATAGAGTTATTTGTGAAGATTTTGGAGAGATGTTGTTTACTCACTTTGGAATATCAGGACCCATAGTTTTAAGTATGAGTAGAGAGGTTGGTAAACAGAAAAAATTGAGAGCAGTTATAGATTTAAAACCTGCAATATCGAGAAATGAACTTGATAAAAGAATACAAAAAGATTTCAAGAAGTATATAAATAAAGATTTTAAAAATTCATTAGATGATCTCCTTCCAAGAAAACTTATAGATACTGTAATAATGCTTTCAAAGATAGATCCCAATAAGAAAGTAAACCTCATAAAAAAAGAGGAAAGAATAGATTTAGTTGATTTACTTAAGGGATTACCTTTAACTATAAAAGGATGTAGACCAATAGATGAAGCTATAGTTACTAGTGGAGGGATAAATACTAAGGAAATAGATCCATCAACAATGCGATCAAAAATAATAGATAATTTATATTTTGCAGGAGAAATTATAGATGTTGATGCATTTACTGGCGGATTCAATATACAAATAGCATTATCGACAGGATATTTAGCTGGAATTAGTTTGATCGAATTATAG
- the gdhA gene encoding NADP-specific glutamate dehydrogenase: MTNESVKTYIDGVIEKVKKKNSNEPEFLQTVEEVLSSLGPVLEKHPEYIEENLLERFCEPERQIMFRVPWVDDNGKVQVNRGFRVQFNGAIGPYKGGLRFHPSVYIGIIKFLGFEQILKNSLTGLPIGGGKGGSDFDPRGKSDAEVMRFCQSFMTELYRHIGPDVDVPAGDIGVGGREIGYLYGQYRKIRGAFENGVLTGKGLSYGGSLVRPEATGFGATYYCEEMLKHEGTSLKGKTVAASGFGNVAWGICQKVSELGGKVVTLSGPDGYIYDPEGVIGEKIDYMLEMRASGRDKVQDYADKFGVKFFKGEKPWGVKVDIVMPAATQNDIKIEDAKKIVEAGIKVVCEVANMPCTNEAVKYFQDNELIVGPSKAVNAGGVATSALEMAQNSERLSWTAEEVDAKLHQIMINIYNNCKNAAEEYGFGYNLVAGANIAGFVKVADAMHSQGLI; encoded by the coding sequence ATGACAAATGAAAGTGTTAAAACTTATATTGATGGTGTAATTGAGAAAGTAAAGAAAAAGAATTCTAATGAGCCAGAGTTTTTGCAAACAGTTGAAGAAGTATTAAGTTCACTTGGACCAGTACTTGAAAAACATCCTGAGTACATTGAAGAAAACCTTTTAGAGAGATTTTGTGAACCTGAGAGACAAATAATGTTCAGAGTTCCTTGGGTTGATGATAATGGAAAAGTACAGGTTAATAGAGGCTTTAGAGTACAGTTTAATGGTGCTATAGGACCTTACAAGGGAGGATTAAGATTTCACCCATCAGTTTATATTGGAATAATTAAATTCTTAGGTTTTGAACAAATACTTAAGAATTCATTAACAGGTCTTCCAATTGGAGGAGGAAAAGGTGGTTCAGATTTCGATCCAAGAGGAAAATCAGATGCAGAAGTAATGAGATTTTGTCAGAGTTTTATGACTGAATTGTATAGACATATAGGTCCAGATGTCGATGTCCCAGCAGGTGATATTGGTGTTGGTGGAAGAGAAATAGGATACTTGTATGGACAATATAGAAAAATAAGAGGGGCATTTGAAAATGGAGTTCTTACAGGTAAAGGTCTTTCATATGGTGGAAGTTTAGTAAGACCAGAAGCTACAGGATTTGGTGCAACTTATTATTGTGAAGAGATGCTTAAGCATGAGGGAACAAGTCTTAAAGGAAAGACTGTTGCTGCATCAGGATTTGGAAATGTTGCATGGGGAATATGTCAAAAAGTTTCCGAACTTGGTGGAAAAGTTGTAACACTTTCAGGTCCTGATGGATATATCTATGATCCAGAAGGAGTAATTGGTGAAAAGATTGATTACATGCTTGAAATGCGTGCATCAGGAAGAGATAAAGTACAGGATTATGCTGATAAATTTGGTGTTAAATTCTTTAAGGGAGAAAAACCTTGGGGAGTTAAAGTTGATATTGTAATGCCAGCTGCTACTCAAAATGATATAAAGATAGAAGATGCTAAAAAAATAGTTGAAGCTGGAATAAAAGTTGTTTGTGAAGTTGCTAATATGCCTTGTACAAATGAGGCTGTTAAGTACTTCCAAGATAATGAATTAATTGTAGGACCTTCAAAGGCTGTAAATGCAGGAGGAGTTGCAACTTCAGCTCTTGAAATGGCACAGAATAGTGAGAGATTATCATGGACAGCTGAGGAAGTTGATGCTAAGCTTCATCAGATAATGATTAACATATACAACAATTGTAAGAATGCAGCAGAAGAATATGGTTTTGGATATAATTTAGTAGCTGGAGCTAATATAGCAGGATTTGTAAAGGTTGCAGATGCTATGCATTCACAAGGATTGATTTAA
- a CDS encoding MurR/RpiR family transcriptional regulator: protein MEENNRKDLMRTIQVKFPKLSKGQKLIAEYILKHYDKAAFMTAAKLGISVGVSESTVVRFANELGFTGYPKLQKALQELIKNKLTTVQRIELSNDFVTKESALKGVLKSDMENIRATLEKINHKTFEDVVNSIFAAKRIYIIGLRSSTALSEFLGFYLNLILDNVKVVAYGISDIFEQLINLSEDDLVIGIGFPRYAARTVESLNFAQSRGAKVVAITDSLLSPLAARADYTLIAQSNMASFVDSLVAPLSVINALIIAVGLREKEKISTTFADLEKMWGNYQVYSFKEKD from the coding sequence ATGGAAGAGAATAACAGGAAGGATCTAATGAGAACCATACAGGTTAAATTCCCTAAATTAAGTAAAGGACAGAAATTAATAGCAGAATATATCTTAAAACATTATGATAAAGCAGCATTTATGACAGCTGCAAAGTTAGGAATAAGTGTTGGGGTTAGCGAATCGACAGTTGTTAGATTTGCAAATGAATTAGGTTTTACTGGTTATCCTAAATTACAGAAAGCACTTCAAGAACTTATAAAAAATAAACTTACTACTGTACAGAGGATAGAATTATCCAATGATTTTGTTACAAAAGAAAGTGCATTAAAGGGAGTTCTTAAGTCTGATATGGAAAATATAAGAGCAACTCTTGAAAAAATAAATCATAAGACTTTCGAAGATGTTGTAAATAGTATATTTGCCGCCAAGAGAATATATATAATAGGTCTTAGAAGTTCAACTGCCCTTTCAGAATTTTTGGGATTTTATTTAAATCTGATTTTAGATAATGTAAAGGTTGTTGCTTATGGTATAAGTGATATCTTTGAGCAGCTTATAAATTTAAGTGAAGATGATTTGGTGATAGGAATAGGTTTCCCACGTTATGCAGCAAGAACAGTAGAATCATTGAATTTTGCACAAAGTAGAGGTGCTAAGGTTGTAGCTATAACAGACAGTTTACTTTCACCACTTGCTGCAAGAGCTGATTATACATTAATAGCTCAGAGTAATATGGCTTCCTTCGTTGATTCATTAGTTGCACCTTTAAGTGTGATAAATGCATTAATAATTGCAGTTGGATTAAGAGAAAAAGAGAAAATTTCCACTACATTTGCTGATTTAGAAAAAATGTGGGGGAATTATCAGGTCTATTCATTTAAAGAAAAAGACTAA
- a CDS encoding YpmA family protein, with product MQDELELIASKEFSHYEDMYKITDFLNKNLGEYGFIFGISENGGKYIINIYKEK from the coding sequence ATGCAAGACGAATTAGAATTAATAGCATCAAAAGAATTTAGTCATTATGAAGATATGTATAAAATCACAGATTTCTTAAATAAAAATTTAGGGGAATATGGTTTTATTTTTGGAATTTCTGAAAATGGCGGTAAATATATTATAAATATTTATAAAGAAAAGTAG
- a CDS encoding pseudouridine synthase: protein MRERLQKYMAACGIASRRKCEGIILNGRVTVNGGIIKELGVKIDPQKDEIRLDGKIIKNEVSKVYIALNKPEGYLSSVSDERGRSTIIDLIDIKERIYPIGRLDYNTSGLILLTNDGDIYNRVIHPREEKNKVYLAMIEGNPDESDIKKFESGINIDGFITSNAKFKIIKNNRKSSNVKITIHEGKKRQIRKMCIKIGHPVISLKRVQIGNIKLGDLKEGEWRYLCEQEVNSLRSRK from the coding sequence ATGAGGGAAAGACTTCAAAAATATATGGCAGCCTGTGGAATAGCTTCTAGAAGAAAGTGTGAAGGAATTATACTTAATGGTAGGGTCACAGTAAATGGTGGCATAATTAAAGAACTTGGAGTAAAAATTGATCCACAGAAAGATGAAATTAGACTGGATGGGAAAATTATTAAAAATGAGGTATCTAAGGTTTATATTGCATTAAATAAGCCTGAAGGTTACTTATCCAGCGTGAGTGATGAAAGAGGAAGAAGTACAATAATAGATTTAATAGATATAAAAGAGAGAATATATCCTATAGGTAGACTGGATTATAATACTTCTGGATTGATACTTCTTACAAATGATGGGGATATATATAACAGAGTGATTCACCCAAGAGAAGAAAAGAATAAAGTATATCTGGCTATGATTGAAGGAAATCCAGACGAATCAGATATAAAAAAATTTGAAAGTGGTATAAATATAGATGGATTTATAACATCGAATGCTAAATTTAAGATTATAAAGAATAATAGGAAGTCTTCTAATGTTAAAATAACTATTCATGAAGGGAAAAAAAGGCAAATACGAAAGATGTGCATTAAAATAGGTCATCCGGTTATAAGTTTAAAAAGAGTACAGATAGGAAATATAAAACTTGGTGATCTTAAGGAAGGTGAATGGCGTTATTTATGTGAACAGGAAGTTAATAGTTTAAGAAGCAGAAAGTAA
- a CDS encoding glycosyltransferase family 2 protein: MKEFIFNSTAIFQIIVFLITMYYLILSLCGLYKKEDKGVEKCAPKNTFAMIIAAHNEEMVISNIIESLKDIDYPDELYDIFVVADNCTDNTAKIARECGVDVHERHVPDKRGKGCALEWMFDRIFKMDRKYDAIAIFDADNLVSKNFLKEMNYKLVQGYKVVQGYIDSKNPDDSWITESYSISFWTANRLFQLARSNLGLSNQIGGTGFCMDVEILKKLGWGATCLTEDLEFTCKLVLHGHKVGWAHNAIVYDEKPITLKQSWNQRKRWMKGFADVSSRFFFKLIKKSIKDRSFTALDCAFYTFQPFITLLTCLSAILTLLQNNAEHGLNIFVINYLFSPIIWKIFSILGFLFTPFVMLLEKKLSKVMFVVFAVYSLNMVVFSYVFGSTPTFNQIMIGNLVYLGIFIIGLGTMKNKYFLKLFVWYLLYGIYTLTWVPITIQGIIGKNNKDWNHTKHVRQISIQEVE; this comes from the coding sequence ATGAAAGAATTTATTTTTAATTCTACAGCTATTTTTCAAATAATAGTCTTTTTAATAACAATGTATTATTTAATACTTTCTTTATGCGGACTGTATAAAAAAGAAGACAAAGGTGTTGAAAAATGTGCACCTAAAAATACATTTGCTATGATAATAGCAGCTCATAATGAAGAAATGGTCATATCAAATATAATAGAAAGTTTAAAGGATATAGACTATCCTGATGAGTTGTATGATATATTTGTAGTTGCAGATAATTGCACTGATAACACAGCAAAAATTGCAAGAGAATGTGGCGTAGATGTGCATGAGAGGCATGTACCTGATAAAAGAGGAAAAGGTTGTGCTCTGGAGTGGATGTTCGATAGAATTTTTAAGATGGACAGAAAGTATGATGCAATAGCAATTTTTGATGCTGACAATCTTGTATCTAAGAATTTCTTAAAAGAGATGAATTACAAGCTTGTTCAAGGCTATAAAGTTGTTCAAGGGTACATAGATAGTAAAAATCCTGATGATTCATGGATAACAGAATCATATTCAATATCATTTTGGACTGCTAATAGACTATTTCAGCTTGCAAGGTCAAACCTAGGATTATCTAATCAAATAGGTGGTACAGGCTTTTGTATGGATGTGGAAATATTGAAAAAATTAGGCTGGGGAGCTACTTGCCTTACAGAAGACTTAGAATTTACATGTAAATTAGTTCTTCATGGGCACAAAGTTGGATGGGCACATAATGCTATAGTTTACGATGAAAAACCTATAACATTAAAACAATCATGGAATCAAAGAAAGAGATGGATGAAAGGTTTTGCTGATGTATCCTCTAGATTTTTCTTTAAGCTTATAAAAAAATCTATAAAGGATAGAAGTTTCACAGCATTAGATTGTGCATTTTATACATTTCAGCCATTTATAACTTTACTCACGTGTTTGTCAGCTATATTAACCTTACTTCAAAATAATGCAGAACATGGATTGAATATTTTTGTTATAAATTATTTGTTTTCACCTATAATATGGAAAATATTTAGCATACTTGGTTTTTTGTTTACTCCTTTTGTAATGCTGCTTGAAAAGAAATTATCTAAGGTTATGTTTGTTGTTTTTGCTGTTTACTCCTTGAATATGGTTGTATTTTCCTATGTATTTGGTTCAACACCAACTTTTAATCAGATAATGATAGGCAATTTAGTTTATTTGGGTATTTTTATAATTGGACTTGGAACTATGAAAAATAAATACTTCTTAAAATTATTTGTATGGTATCTATTATATGGAATTTACACTTTAACATGGGTTCCGATAACTATCCAGGGCATAATAGGCAAGAATAATAAGGATTGGAACCATACTAAACATGTAAGACAGATAAGTATACAAGAAGTTGAATAG
- the yedF gene encoding sulfurtransferase-like selenium metabolism protein YedF, giving the protein MEKIIDCSGLKCPEPVIRTKHFFDSIEQGEATIIVDNDVAKNNISKFSKNNGFKYSISSKNNMFYIKIIKDNCQCDSIKTNEKPLIVISSDKLGNGNDELGITLMKSYLYALSENDTLPSDLIFLNGGVKLTSHGSECLKSILSLKDKGVNILSCGTCLDFYNLKDKLAVGEITNMYTIAEKMNSASNTIKL; this is encoded by the coding sequence ATGGAAAAAATTATCGACTGTAGCGGATTAAAATGTCCGGAACCAGTTATCAGAACAAAACACTTTTTTGACTCAATAGAACAGGGAGAAGCTACCATAATAGTAGACAACGACGTAGCCAAAAACAATATATCCAAATTTTCTAAAAATAATGGTTTCAAATACAGTATATCAAGCAAAAACAATATGTTCTATATAAAAATAATTAAGGATAACTGTCAATGTGACTCTATAAAAACTAACGAAAAACCATTAATAGTAATCAGCAGCGATAAACTTGGCAATGGTAATGATGAACTTGGTATAACTTTAATGAAAAGTTATCTATATGCATTATCAGAAAATGACACCTTACCATCCGATTTAATTTTCTTAAACGGCGGAGTAAAACTTACATCACATGGTTCTGAATGTCTAAAAAGTATTTTATCATTAAAAGACAAAGGCGTTAATATACTAAGTTGTGGGACATGTCTTGACTTTTATAATTTAAAAGACAAATTAGCCGTAGGTGAAATCACAAATATGTATACTATAGCTGAAAAAATGAATTCAGCATCTAATACAATAAAACTTTAA
- a CDS encoding carbon-nitrogen hydrolase family protein yields MVKLKIGMCQMMTVKTSKMDNIKKAKEIMEKAILQGAEIVVLPEMFNCPYNIKHFREYSEQFPNGDTIRMLSNVARDNSVYVVGGSIPELDKDRVYNTCFVFDDKGNMIGKHRKAHLFDVDIKGKVKFKESQVLSHGDKATIIDTKWGKIGVEICYDIRFPELMRTMAMNGAKIVFVPASFNMTTGPAHWEILFKSRALDNQIYIVGVSPARNTSYSYVSYGNSLIVNPWGEITHRLDEKENVLVGEIDLDYIDEVRKSLPLLKHLRPEVYNNVE; encoded by the coding sequence ATGGTGAAACTTAAAATAGGCATGTGTCAAATGATGACTGTTAAGACATCTAAAATGGACAATATAAAGAAGGCAAAAGAGATAATGGAAAAAGCTATTTTACAAGGTGCTGAAATAGTAGTACTTCCAGAAATGTTTAATTGTCCATATAATATTAAACATTTCAGAGAGTATTCTGAACAGTTTCCAAATGGTGATACTATAAGAATGCTTTCAAATGTAGCTAGGGATAATAGTGTATATGTTGTAGGAGGATCTATTCCAGAGCTAGATAAGGACAGAGTATATAATACATGTTTTGTTTTTGATGACAAAGGTAATATGATTGGTAAACATAGAAAGGCACATTTGTTTGACGTAGATATAAAAGGTAAGGTTAAATTTAAGGAATCACAGGTATTATCACATGGAGATAAAGCTACAATTATAGATACAAAGTGGGGGAAAATAGGAGTTGAGATATGTTATGATATAAGGTTTCCAGAATTAATGAGGACAATGGCAATGAATGGTGCAAAAATAGTATTTGTACCAGCATCATTTAATATGACAACAGGTCCTGCACACTGGGAAATATTATTTAAATCAAGAGCTTTAGACAATCAAATATATATTGTGGGGGTTTCTCCGGCTAGAAATACATCTTATTCTTATGTTTCATATGGAAATTCACTTATAGTAAATCCATGGGGTGAGATTACTCATAGATTAGATGAAAAAGAAAATGTATTAGTAGGAGAAATAGATTTGGATTATATAGATGAAGTAAGAAAATCCCTTCCACTTTTGAAACATCTAAGACCTGAAGTATACAATAATGTGGAATAA
- a CDS encoding tRNA threonylcarbamoyladenosine dehydratase, whose product MQTKQNQFSRTELLLGKPALEKLNNSTVAIFGLGGVGSFSFEALIRGGISHLILVDDDTVCLTNINRQIHANHDTIGSPKVDVIKERALKINPDCIIETYKTFVKEDNINEIIPDNVDYVIDAIDTVSSKIALVVWCKKHDINIISCMGTGNKLDPTKFKIADIYSTKICPLAKVMRHELRKRGVQNLKVLYSEEIPLTPKCDVITCKEGCVCSGGSKKCLAKRQIPGSISFVPPVAGMIIGGEVIKDILKIHK is encoded by the coding sequence ATGCAAACTAAACAAAACCAATTTTCCAGGACAGAACTACTTCTTGGAAAACCAGCTCTAGAAAAATTAAATAATAGTACAGTTGCGATATTTGGACTTGGCGGAGTTGGAAGTTTCTCTTTTGAAGCTTTAATAAGAGGTGGAATAAGCCATTTAATCCTTGTAGATGATGATACAGTCTGCCTTACAAATATAAATAGACAAATACACGCAAACCATGACACCATTGGCAGCCCTAAAGTTGATGTTATAAAAGAAAGAGCCTTAAAGATAAACCCTGATTGCATTATAGAAACATATAAGACTTTTGTAAAAGAAGATAATATAAATGAAATAATTCCTGATAATGTTGATTATGTTATAGATGCAATTGATACAGTATCCTCCAAGATAGCTCTGGTAGTTTGGTGCAAAAAACATGACATTAATATAATAAGCTGCATGGGAACCGGGAATAAACTTGACCCGACTAAATTTAAAATAGCAGATATCTATAGTACAAAGATATGTCCATTAGCAAAAGTTATGAGGCATGAACTCAGAAAAAGGGGTGTACAAAATTTGAAGGTACTATATTCAGAAGAAATTCCATTAACCCCTAAATGTGATGTTATAACATGCAAAGAAGGTTGTGTATGCTCTGGAGGAAGTAAAAAATGTCTTGCAAAAAGGCAGATACCTGGAAGCATATCATTTGTCCCTCCAGTTGCAGGTATGATAATTGGCGGGGAAGTAATAAAAGACATATTAAAAATCCATAAATAA
- a CDS encoding alanyl-tRNA editing protein: MTEKLYYEDQYLKECRAQVVDIINNDKEVLVVLDKTIFYPEGGGQPSDIGEIDGIPVHHVSEKDDIIYHHMKEAPKNKNVLCRIDFNVRFDHMQQHAGEHILSGAILKLFGGNNKGFHMGDEYLTLDTDIEHMTDDMVKRAEDEVNSYIYKDREFHTCIVSREEAENFPIRKKVKEGENEIRIVEVKDMDCCPCCGTHVARTGEIGIVKIIKTERYKGMTRIYVKCGNRALKDIQIKHNIVNNLGKYFSVDESEILDKVQKQSKEIEDLKKQVNKLNKIFADKEAEKIINSMCSDIILKNFEFMTFEQVKLIGSALGRINGIFILSSIVDKKIIFENNTSYDIKCGKLFKEYIKEFNGKGGGKDKSAQGTFDSEEDLIKFCEFLYSKVNEAIN; encoded by the coding sequence ATGACTGAAAAATTGTATTATGAAGATCAGTATTTGAAAGAGTGCAGAGCTCAAGTAGTTGATATCATAAATAATGATAAAGAAGTGCTTGTAGTACTGGATAAAACTATATTTTATCCAGAAGGTGGAGGACAACCATCAGATATAGGTGAAATAGATGGAATTCCTGTACACCATGTTTCAGAAAAGGATGATATTATATATCATCATATGAAAGAAGCACCTAAAAATAAAAATGTTTTATGTAGAATAGATTTTAATGTAAGATTTGATCATATGCAGCAGCATGCAGGAGAACATATTTTATCTGGAGCAATACTTAAATTATTTGGTGGAAATAATAAGGGATTTCATATGGGTGATGAATATTTAACTTTAGATACAGACATAGAACATATGACAGATGATATGGTGAAAAGGGCTGAGGATGAAGTTAATTCGTACATATATAAAGATAGAGAATTCCACACTTGTATAGTTTCGAGAGAAGAGGCTGAAAATTTTCCAATAAGGAAGAAAGTTAAAGAAGGCGAAAATGAGATAAGAATAGTAGAAGTTAAGGATATGGATTGTTGTCCCTGCTGTGGAACTCATGTAGCTAGAACAGGAGAAATTGGTATTGTAAAGATAATTAAAACCGAAAGATATAAAGGAATGACCAGAATATATGTTAAATGTGGAAATAGAGCACTAAAAGATATACAGATAAAACATAATATAGTAAATAATTTGGGAAAATATTTTTCAGTAGATGAATCTGAAATACTGGATAAGGTTCAAAAACAGTCTAAAGAGATAGAAGATTTGAAAAAACAAGTCAATAAATTAAATAAGATATTTGCAGATAAGGAAGCTGAAAAAATAATAAATAGTATGTGTTCTGATATTATACTTAAAAATTTTGAATTTATGACATTTGAACAGGTCAAACTCATTGGGAGTGCACTCGGCAGGATAAACGGTATTTTCATATTGAGTTCGATAGTTGACAAAAAAATTATCTTTGAAAACAATACTAGTTATGATATAAAATGTGGAAAATTGTTTAAGGAGTATATTAAAGAATTTAATGGAAAAGGTGGAGGAAAGGATAAAAGTGCACAAGGAACTTTTGATTCAGAAGAAGATTTAATTAAGTTCTGTGAGTTCTTATACTCTAAAGTAAATGAAGCTATAAATTAA
- a CDS encoding potassium channel family protein has product MSFIIKKSNRSFLKFWILIYLVIIIIFGIVYWKIANKSSGQFFVFQSDISLNTKINVFEKKLKLNVYNKQLREIIKELIVSEEYKRPIVKLNDIVNKRSNVFAMDRSIGQLWSNYYYSVFIQKGITHVKLDGFSETVLNNSKMYKVKISLYSPKKKEDIDKYKLYKYSYLDKFEKVKVINIFIKDYLIVDRIFSPEFTFYPLDFYFCSIMENSVSFLDDSPYILKDVANGTFKYPLWNFIYFSIVTITTLGYGDILPNSMLVRGLVMIETVTGVVIIGIIVSFLSRIIYKE; this is encoded by the coding sequence ATGAGTTTTATTATAAAAAAAAGTAATAGAAGTTTTCTTAAATTCTGGATATTAATTTATCTAGTTATAATTATTATTTTTGGAATAGTGTATTGGAAGATAGCCAATAAGTCGTCTGGCCAATTTTTTGTATTTCAAAGTGATATAAGTCTAAATACTAAAATAAATGTGTTTGAAAAAAAATTAAAATTAAATGTTTATAATAAGCAACTAAGAGAAATTATAAAGGAACTTATTGTAAGTGAAGAATATAAAAGACCAATTGTAAAGTTAAATGATATTGTCAATAAAAGGTCAAATGTATTTGCAATGGATAGATCTATTGGGCAATTATGGTCAAACTACTATTATAGTGTATTTATACAAAAAGGAATAACTCATGTGAAACTAGATGGATTTTCAGAAACTGTTTTAAACAATTCTAAAATGTATAAGGTAAAAATTTCTCTTTATTCGCCGAAAAAAAAAGAAGATATAGATAAGTATAAACTTTATAAATATAGTTATTTAGATAAATTTGAAAAAGTCAAGGTTATAAATATATTTATTAAGGATTACTTAATAGTAGATAGAATATTTAGCCCGGAGTTCACTTTTTATCCATTAGATTTTTATTTTTGTAGTATTATGGAAAATTCAGTATCATTTTTGGATGACAGTCCATATATACTTAAAGATGTGGCTAATGGAACTTTTAAATATCCTCTTTGGAATTTTATTTATTTTAGCATAGTTACAATAACCACACTGGGATATGGAGATATACTGCCAAATTCCATGCTGGTACGTGGACTGGTGATGATTGAAACTGTTACTGGAGTTGTTATTATTGGAATTATTGTGTCATTTCTTTCTAGAATAATTTATAAAGAATAG